The segment GTGATGAGCGCATGGAGTAAGCATCCTGGACCTTGGTTTTCATCTTGCCAGTGGTCAGATCGCTACCCTCAATGCATTTCATGATGACCCTGGCTGTCCGGACCGCACCTTTGAAGCCACGTGCCTGGTGCAAGCGTATATCATACGGTTTGAGGTTCGCCAGCAAGGCTTCCAGGCTCATGGCACATGCAATCTCCGCCTGTTTTAGCCAGCGATTCATGTCATACAGATGCAAGGCACTCATGGCGGTTAGCATGTTCGAGCCATTGATCGCCGCCAGGCCATCGCGTGCCTGCAGCCCAGGGATGGCAATCCCAGCCCTTTCCATGGCGATCCGCCCAGGCAGTCGCTCACCCTGGTAGAATGCTTCACCTTCACCCATGAGCAGCAAGGCGATCTGCGACATGGGTGCCAGGTCACCGCAGGCACCCACTGAGCCTTTCTGGCAAACCACCGGCGTCACACCTTTATTCAGCATTTCCACCAGGGTCTGGGTGATCTCCAGCCGACAGCCCGAGTTACCGTGGGCATGTACGTTGATTCTCCCGGCCATAGCCCCACGGATATTCTCCACCGGGCTAGGTTCCCCGATCCCTGCCGCGTGGTTGTAGATCAGGTAGCGCTGGAATTGCTGAACCTGGTCATCGTCCAATACTCTCTCAGAGAATTCTCCAATGCCGGTGTTCACCCCATACATGATCTCATGTTTCTTGATCTTTTCTTCAACCATCGCCCGGCAAGCTTTTATACGCTCCAGCGCTTGCGGGTGTAGCTCGACTTTTTCCCCCTCCCGCGCAATCTTCATCAGCTTCTCAAGAGTTAATCCTGTACCATCCAGGGTGATTGTCATAAATAACTCCTTTACTGAATATCCTGTATCCTCCCTGTTATACCGGAGAGTCGGATTATGGGCAAGTGATATTTGTCCGCAGTTGCCAGAGAGATTTCGTATTCTCATCAACCGGGTTAAGTTTTTACTTAAGATAACTTTCCTGGTACACATAGGATATCTGTCTCTACCCGGAATCTATAACTTGATATAATCTAATTACACCGTCTTACCACGGAGAGAATTTCATTATTTACTCCAACAACACCAATCATTATCCTGGCTGGTCCTGAAAGGAGGTCCGCTATGCGGCTATATGCCGATAGTGCTAAGTGCTCGGGGTGTCGAGCCTGTATGGTGGCTTGTTCACTCAATCTCTTTCAAGAAAGTAATCCAAAAAAAGCTTCGTTGAATCTGATCCCCCATTTCCCCGCCCCAGGTGTGTATGAGATGAAAGTATGCACCCAGTGTGGCGATTGCGCCGCGGTCTGTCCAACCGAAGCCATAAAGCTGAACGAACGTGGCGCTTATTATGTGGATTTTGCCGAGTGCAATCTCTGCGAAGCTTGCGTACCCGAATGCCCTGAGGACGTCATGTTCGTTCGTGCTGAGCTGGCTAATGCCGCCTGGAAGTGTGATCTGTGCGGTGATTGCGTCAGTGTGTGCGGCACCAGCGCATTATGGATCGACAACTAGGAGGCAGA is part of the Anaerolineales bacterium genome and harbors:
- a CDS encoding 4Fe-4S ferredoxin; translation: MRLYADSAKCSGCRACMVACSLNLFQESNPKKASLNLIPHFPAPGVYEMKVCTQCGDCAAVCPTEAIKLNERGAYYVDFAECNLCEACVPECPEDVMFVRAELANAAWKCDLCGDCVSVCGTSALWIDN
- a CDS encoding phenylalanine ammonia-lyase, encoding MTITLDGTGLTLEKLMKIAREGEKVELHPQALERIKACRAMVEEKIKKHEIMYGVNTGIGEFSERVLDDDQVQQFQRYLIYNHAAGIGEPSPVENIRGAMAGRINVHAHGNSGCRLEITQTLVEMLNKGVTPVVCQKGSVGACGDLAPMSQIALLLMGEGEAFYQGERLPGRIAMERAGIAIPGLQARDGLAAINGSNMLTAMSALHLYDMNRWLKQAEIACAMSLEALLANLKPYDIRLHQARGFKGAVRTARVIMKCIEGSDLTTGKMKTKVQDAYSMRSSPQVIGAAHDALDYAQSQVEIELNGVGDNPIFLPEYRLTLTGANFQGSPVSLPMDMVGAAITMICVLSERRLNRLTNPALSVGLPEFLTKGAGMFSGMMLSQYTADTMIVEQRILSMPASIQSIPAAADQEDFVSMGMNTAIKNGQILDNAYGVLGIEFMAAAQALDFREFSPGKGVQTARDVIRRHVSHLDEDRPLHADHNKMKELVKSGEILDEVEKIIGSLE